In Saccharicrinis fermentans DSM 9555 = JCM 21142, a genomic segment contains:
- a CDS encoding MFS transporter — protein MKNNLIHKVSIKEKIGYALGDGAANIAWRGVSTFLLFFYTDVFGITPATAGLLLLIARSSDGFSDVLMGIVGDRTNTKYGKFRPWVLWTAFPLAAILSLLFTSPDLSETGKVVYAYTTYILFTLIYTANNIPYGALMAVMTGDNKERTSIGSYRMVGAFAGGMLVQGALLFLVAYFGNVNPSIEVNELAPSKYEVTVSTPETVENANIKTVDGIALFTWASAEVDTANHPSNYKSFSMEPNTAYTFIVEGEEGVKPEKIRLINQKKGYSYSIYVLSFFLAIFMVITFLSTKERVQPSPSQKSNLGKDLKDLVHNKPWLVLLGIGLLFTIYNSIKQGIVIIYFTHYLHNQLLAASFLVGLMIASIFGAMVTAPLGKRLGKRKLFIYALLFSGGVNALIVFCGPQDVSAIFVIGIVSEFASAIFPTLFFAMLGDAADYSEYKNGRRATGLIYSAGSFVTKFGGGLAGAIIGLILSIYHYDGLDASSIEGAVPAIKMLMSWIPALVALLAAVLMTIYPLTQSKLDEITVALNSRREKERI, from the coding sequence ATGAAAAATAATTTAATACATAAAGTTTCAATTAAAGAAAAAATAGGATATGCATTGGGAGACGGTGCAGCCAACATAGCATGGCGTGGTGTGTCTACCTTTCTGTTATTCTTTTATACCGATGTTTTTGGAATTACACCTGCTACAGCCGGATTGTTGCTCTTAATAGCCAGGTCAAGTGATGGTTTTAGTGATGTGTTAATGGGGATTGTGGGGGATAGAACAAATACCAAATACGGAAAATTCCGTCCATGGGTTTTGTGGACAGCATTTCCGTTGGCAGCTATCTTGTCCTTATTATTTACAAGTCCAGATTTAAGTGAAACCGGTAAGGTTGTATATGCATATACAACTTATATCTTGTTTACACTCATTTATACAGCTAACAATATACCCTATGGTGCTTTGATGGCGGTAATGACCGGTGATAATAAGGAGCGGACGAGTATTGGTTCTTATCGTATGGTAGGCGCTTTTGCCGGAGGAATGTTGGTTCAGGGTGCTTTGCTGTTTTTAGTAGCCTATTTTGGCAACGTGAACCCGAGTATCGAAGTGAATGAGTTGGCCCCCAGTAAATATGAAGTCACTGTCTCAACACCAGAGACGGTTGAAAATGCCAATATCAAAACAGTAGATGGTATTGCTTTGTTTACTTGGGCAAGTGCAGAGGTGGATACGGCCAATCATCCATCTAATTATAAAAGTTTTTCCATGGAACCTAATACAGCCTACACGTTTATTGTGGAAGGTGAAGAAGGAGTGAAGCCTGAGAAGATCAGATTAATCAACCAAAAAAAAGGTTATAGTTATTCTATTTATGTACTGTCTTTTTTTCTGGCCATTTTTATGGTGATCACCTTTTTAAGTACAAAGGAAAGGGTTCAGCCTTCCCCATCTCAAAAAAGTAACTTGGGAAAAGATTTGAAAGATTTAGTACACAATAAGCCGTGGTTAGTATTGTTGGGAATAGGTTTATTGTTTACTATTTATAATTCCATTAAGCAAGGTATTGTCATTATCTATTTTACCCATTATTTGCACAACCAATTACTAGCCGCTTCTTTTCTCGTAGGACTTATGATTGCCTCCATATTTGGAGCTATGGTTACTGCACCGTTGGGTAAAAGATTAGGAAAAAGAAAACTGTTCATATATGCTTTGTTGTTTTCTGGAGGTGTGAATGCCTTGATTGTATTTTGTGGACCCCAAGATGTAAGTGCCATTTTTGTTATTGGAATTGTTTCTGAATTTGCCTCTGCTATTTTTCCTACTTTGTTTTTTGCCATGCTGGGAGATGCAGCAGACTATTCTGAATATAAAAACGGACGCAGGGCAACCGGATTGATATATTCAGCTGGCTCCTTTGTGACGAAATTTGGAGGAGGACTGGCAGGGGCTATTATAGGATTGATTTTATCCATATACCATTATGATGGATTGGATGCCAGCTCTATTGAAGGAGCAGTGCCTGCCATAAAAATGTTGATGAGCTGGATTCCTGCTTTAGTAGCATTGCTGGCGGCAGTTCTGATGACTATTTATCCATTAACACAAAGTAAGTTGGACGAAATAACTGTAGCATTAAATAGTAGAAGAGAGAAAGAAAGGATTTAG
- a CDS encoding GH36-type glycosyl hydrolase domain-containing protein encodes MKYGFFDDKNKEYVITDPQTPWPWINYLGSEDFFSLISNTAGGYSFYKDAKYRRLTRYRYNNVPMDSGGRYFYIKDEDTVWSPGWKPCKTPLDKYECRHGMNYTNIIGEKNGVSASCLFFVPLNTWAEVQKVTLTNHSDGVKKIKLFSFMEWALWNAATDMENFQRNLSTGEVEIEGSTIYHKTEYKERRNHYAYYSVNHKIDGYDTDRESFMGLYNGFEEPQAVEDGQATMSVAHGWSPIASHYLEVELQPGASKDFVFILGYVENKDHEKWERKGVINKTKAIETMAKFDTAAKVDQAFGELKAYWDSLLTGFVLNSGDDKLDRMVNIWNQYQCMITFCFSRSASFFESGIGRGMGFRDSNQDLIGFVHQVPERARQRIIDIASTQFLDGACYHQYQPLTKRGNDDIGGGFNDDPMWLILGVTAYIKETGDFSILEEQVPFDNDMRVAKPLFNHLTLSFDHVVNHLGPHGLPLIGRADWNDCLNLNCFSTDPNESYQTTGNKTEGSKAESLMIAGLFVVYGRDYIELCKVLGKNEEAARAQVHVDNMVEAIKQHGWDGEWFLRAYDFYGNKVGSNENEEGKIFVESNGWCTMAEIGKEEGMVKKALDSVKEKLDTPYGIVLNNPAFSEYIIEYGEISSYPPGYKENAGIFCHNNPWIMIGETKLGRGDEAWEYFRKICPSYLQEISDLHKTEPYMYAQMIAGKDAYKPGEAKNSWLSGTAAWNYYTITQYILGIQPHYEGLKIDPCIPKNWKGYQVERKFRNSVYKIEVRNPDKVSKGLKSITVDGKEIEGNIIPIMPGGAHHVLVVLGNE; translated from the coding sequence ATGAAGTACGGATTTTTTGATGATAAAAATAAGGAATATGTGATCACCGATCCCCAAACACCTTGGCCTTGGATTAATTATCTGGGATCAGAGGATTTCTTTTCCTTGATTTCTAATACGGCAGGAGGATATAGTTTCTATAAGGATGCCAAGTATAGGCGCTTAACGAGATATCGTTATAATAATGTGCCCATGGATAGTGGTGGACGATATTTCTATATAAAAGATGAGGATACCGTATGGTCGCCCGGATGGAAACCTTGTAAAACACCTTTGGATAAGTATGAGTGCAGGCACGGGATGAACTATACCAACATCATAGGAGAAAAGAATGGGGTATCGGCTTCATGTTTGTTCTTTGTTCCTCTTAATACCTGGGCTGAAGTGCAGAAAGTGACTTTGACAAACCATAGTGATGGGGTAAAAAAAATAAAACTCTTTTCTTTTATGGAGTGGGCTTTATGGAATGCGGCTACTGATATGGAGAACTTTCAGCGTAATTTGTCGACAGGGGAGGTTGAAATTGAAGGTTCAACTATTTACCATAAAACGGAATATAAGGAGCGAAGAAATCATTATGCCTATTATTCGGTAAATCATAAAATTGATGGATATGATACCGATAGAGAATCTTTTATGGGACTGTACAATGGTTTTGAAGAGCCGCAAGCTGTTGAGGATGGACAGGCAACTATGTCTGTAGCTCATGGGTGGTCGCCTATAGCTTCTCATTATCTGGAGGTTGAGTTGCAACCTGGAGCATCTAAAGATTTTGTTTTTATCTTAGGATATGTTGAAAATAAAGATCATGAAAAATGGGAGCGTAAAGGAGTGATCAATAAGACCAAGGCAATAGAAACAATGGCAAAGTTCGATACTGCAGCTAAAGTGGATCAGGCCTTCGGAGAATTAAAAGCTTATTGGGATAGTTTGTTGACTGGCTTTGTGTTGAACTCGGGTGATGATAAGTTAGATCGTATGGTCAATATTTGGAATCAATACCAATGTATGATTACCTTTTGTTTTTCACGATCGGCTTCTTTCTTTGAGAGTGGGATAGGCCGTGGAATGGGTTTCCGGGATTCCAATCAGGATTTGATAGGTTTTGTTCATCAGGTACCCGAAAGAGCAAGGCAACGAATAATAGATATCGCTTCAACACAGTTCTTGGATGGGGCATGTTATCATCAGTATCAACCACTGACTAAGAGAGGTAATGATGATATAGGTGGTGGTTTTAATGATGACCCAATGTGGTTGATTCTAGGGGTTACTGCTTATATTAAAGAAACGGGTGATTTTTCTATTCTCGAAGAACAGGTTCCTTTTGATAATGATATGCGGGTGGCCAAGCCATTGTTTAATCATCTTACGCTTTCTTTTGATCATGTGGTCAACCATTTGGGGCCACACGGCTTGCCTCTGATAGGAAGAGCCGACTGGAATGACTGCCTAAACTTGAACTGTTTTTCAACGGATCCTAATGAGTCTTACCAAACTACCGGAAATAAAACAGAGGGGTCAAAAGCCGAATCCTTAATGATTGCCGGTTTGTTTGTTGTTTACGGTCGTGATTATATTGAACTGTGCAAAGTACTGGGTAAAAATGAGGAAGCTGCTCGTGCACAGGTTCATGTGGATAATATGGTAGAAGCAATTAAACAGCATGGCTGGGATGGAGAATGGTTTTTGAGAGCCTACGATTTTTATGGTAACAAAGTGGGCAGTAATGAAAATGAAGAGGGAAAAATATTTGTGGAATCCAATGGGTGGTGTACCATGGCCGAAATAGGTAAGGAGGAAGGAATGGTGAAGAAAGCATTGGATAGTGTGAAAGAGAAACTGGATACTCCCTATGGTATCGTCTTAAATAATCCAGCTTTTTCTGAATATATTATAGAATATGGCGAAATATCGAGTTACCCACCTGGCTACAAAGAAAATGCAGGTATTTTTTGTCATAATAACCCTTGGATCATGATTGGAGAAACAAAACTGGGAAGGGGAGATGAAGCTTGGGAATATTTTAGAAAGATTTGTCCTTCCTATCTTCAGGAGATCAGTGATCTGCATAAAACAGAGCCCTATATGTATGCGCAGATGATTGCCGGTAAAGACGCTTATAAACCGGGAGAAGCAAAAAATTCGTGGTTATCAGGTACGGCTGCGTGGAATTATTATACCATTACGCAATACATTCTGGGTATTCAGCCTCATTACGAAGGGTTAAAAATTGACCCTTGTATTCCTAAGAATTGGAAAGGTTATCAAGTGGAGCGGAAATTTAGAAATAGTGTATATAAAATTGAGGTTCGGAACCCTGATAAGGTGAGTAAGGGACTGAAGTCCATAACCGTGGATGGAAAAGAAATTGAAGGAAACATAATACCCATTATGCCCGGGGGTGCACATCATGTTTTGGTTGTGCTGGGAAATGAATAG
- a CDS encoding RagB/SusD family nutrient uptake outer membrane protein gives MKISLLYKIPALLFVLLIASCNEDEFLSVDPIGVLSSDVYLKTDEEVKAVVVGIYDAMQENFSSGAWTSLYFVKNLPADDCLAGSTEGDQPGYQNIDDFEIQSDNDKIEGVWSNLYKAISTANTIINKVDGDTDLKVKMIAEAKALRAYNYFELVTLFGGVPLMIVNPTDEAEYHLPRSTAAAVYAQIETDLIEAIADLPMKSEYSSGDRYRMSKGAAQAYLGKVYLYQKKYAEAETQFANVISSGEYDLEPDFANVWSVNGEFGPESLFEISYTAQEVYDWGTFPWDGTNESNIEVQLQGPRSSLFDISESSLNMLNGWGFNMPSAEIGQAFIDAGDTIRMASTVMSAADFEATGGVIVDDEAHDYEGYMRVKYVTTSSETSTSGIAELNYSTNWRLLRYADVLLMAAEAYHFNNNDAQALIELNKVRDRANLAEVTVTGDALFNAIVNERQLELAFEGCRYWDLVRWELASSEMSNIGYVTGKHELFPIPINEIIANTSISPEDQNPGY, from the coding sequence ATGAAAATATCATTATTATATAAAATCCCAGCATTGCTATTTGTATTATTAATAGCGTCCTGTAACGAAGATGAGTTTTTAAGTGTAGATCCTATAGGAGTGTTATCTAGTGATGTATACTTAAAAACCGATGAAGAAGTAAAGGCTGTAGTCGTAGGTATTTATGATGCAATGCAAGAGAATTTTTCAAGTGGGGCATGGACAAGTCTTTATTTTGTGAAAAATTTGCCAGCTGACGATTGTTTGGCAGGTTCTACTGAAGGTGATCAACCGGGTTATCAAAATATAGATGATTTTGAAATACAATCAGATAATGACAAAATTGAAGGAGTGTGGAGTAATCTATATAAAGCGATTAGTACTGCTAATACAATTATTAATAAGGTAGATGGAGATACTGATTTGAAAGTAAAAATGATTGCAGAGGCCAAGGCTTTGAGAGCATATAATTATTTCGAATTGGTAACTTTATTTGGGGGAGTTCCTTTAATGATTGTTAATCCTACTGATGAAGCTGAGTATCACTTACCTCGCTCGACAGCAGCTGCAGTATATGCGCAAATTGAAACGGATTTAATAGAAGCTATTGCTGATTTACCTATGAAAAGTGAGTACAGTTCTGGTGATCGATATAGAATGTCGAAAGGTGCAGCTCAGGCTTATTTAGGTAAAGTGTATTTGTATCAGAAAAAATATGCAGAGGCAGAAACACAATTTGCAAATGTAATTAGTAGTGGAGAGTATGATTTAGAACCAGATTTTGCTAATGTATGGAGTGTTAATGGAGAATTTGGTCCTGAGTCATTATTTGAAATTTCTTATACAGCCCAAGAAGTTTATGACTGGGGAACATTTCCATGGGATGGAACTAATGAAAGTAATATTGAAGTTCAACTTCAGGGGCCTCGTTCGAGCCTTTTTGATATTAGTGAGTCATCACTTAATATGTTAAATGGTTGGGGGTTCAATATGCCATCTGCTGAAATAGGACAGGCGTTTATTGATGCTGGAGATACCATACGCATGGCCTCTACTGTTATGTCTGCGGCTGATTTTGAAGCTACAGGTGGAGTTATAGTTGATGATGAAGCGCATGATTATGAGGGGTATATGAGGGTTAAGTATGTAACTACTTCTTCTGAAACTAGCACATCAGGTATTGCTGAGCTTAATTATAGTACTAATTGGCGGTTGTTGCGTTATGCTGATGTATTGTTAATGGCCGCTGAAGCATATCATTTTAATAATAATGATGCACAAGCGTTAATTGAATTAAATAAGGTAAGAGATAGAGCTAATCTTGCTGAAGTAACTGTTACCGGAGATGCATTATTTAATGCGATTGTAAATGAGCGTCAACTTGAACTTGCCTTTGAAGGTTGTAGATATTGGGATTTAGTTCGTTGGGAATTAGCGTCAAGCGAAATGTCAAATATTGGTTATGTAACAGGTAAACATGAGTTATTTCCAATTCCTATAAATGAAATAATTGCAAATACATCAATTTCTCCTGAAGATCAGAATCCAGGATATTAA
- a CDS encoding SusC/RagA family TonB-linked outer membrane protein yields the protein MKKSNQKKRCVSYAHAKGISNTHWIKTVISFLLVLFVSTSLMAQTKEITGSITNLEGDPLPGVNIVIKGTTSGTVTSVDGDFSLMAAPTDILVISFIGYTSQEIAVGDQTSIDVKLAEETLDVDEVVVVGYGVQKKSLTTASISSVKGEDLQSIPVSRADQAMQGRTAGVSVLSTSGSPGAGAKIRIRGVNSNGDSNPLFIVDGMKAGDINNIDPGDIESMEVLKDAASAAIYGTEGSNGVIIITTKMGKLGTSKVSYDFQYAMQSSRSNTELMNAEQYATWMDESGAGSVTLDGTDTDWLDELFETTPMQKHHLSFSGGNEKTTYMVSGSYFTQNGIVGDDKAKYERFTSRVNLKSEVKDWLDVGTNFSYSHSNQKYIGEDDEYGSVVNAALLMDPLTPVTYTGTPNNVLSLQDDGHTILRDENDNYFGLPAYVTGEIVNPLALLETYHNKITEDKFLGTAFATVKPAKGLRITSRVGIDLAYEIDHSWTSEYYFSSERQNSSTAVDDDVSKWYTWLWENFASYDFNIDEHNISVLAGYSAEEYVAPVYNMHSGELIAEGNQYAYQGYTTSDELDDVDGSYTEETMVSMFGRLSYDFKDRYMFEASIRRDAASVFPEDNRAAVFPAFSLGWIMSEEDFFNVPGIDYAKFRASWGQNGSKANLPGNEDKEFFTFSGIQYPDADDVYQSGAELDKLINKDLQWEKTEQIDVGLDLRAMGGKISLGVDYYNKVTKDLILIAQGPFSVGNEYPYENGGDVTNKGFDFEVGYRNHDNNFKYSINFNLSTQDNEVTKVKDGVPRSGDNLRGYNLTWFEEDYPVWYFKGYKTDGIDASTGEPNVVDVDGDGVITAADQTYIGDPHADYLYGATFNAQYKGFDFNLFLQGSQGNDVFMGWFRSDRVFSNKPAFMFEDRWTSTNTDASMPAANNTSDYIYRSDLMVADGSYLRVKQIQLGYTLPKNVIDKVGFNTARVFVSLDDYFTFTDYEGLDPEAGSATDNRQGVDRGIYPIGGKVLFGLSVNF from the coding sequence ATGAAAAAGTCTAATCAAAAAAAGCGTTGTGTATCGTATGCACATGCTAAAGGAATATCCAATACGCATTGGATAAAAACGGTCATTTCTTTTCTCTTGGTATTGTTCGTATCAACAAGTTTGATGGCACAGACCAAAGAAATTACAGGATCTATTACCAACTTAGAAGGCGACCCATTGCCTGGTGTTAATATTGTTATCAAAGGAACCACCTCAGGTACAGTTACGTCTGTTGATGGCGACTTTAGCCTGATGGCAGCCCCAACAGACATTCTTGTTATTAGCTTTATTGGCTATACTAGTCAGGAGATAGCTGTGGGAGACCAAACAAGCATCGATGTTAAGTTAGCTGAAGAAACGCTGGATGTTGATGAAGTGGTGGTAGTTGGTTACGGTGTTCAGAAAAAAAGTTTAACTACAGCTTCTATTTCAAGTGTAAAAGGAGAGGACTTACAGTCTATTCCAGTGTCTCGTGCCGATCAGGCTATGCAAGGAAGAACTGCTGGTGTCTCTGTTTTGTCGACATCTGGATCCCCTGGCGCAGGTGCTAAAATCAGAATTCGGGGAGTAAATTCTAACGGAGATTCTAATCCATTGTTTATTGTCGATGGAATGAAAGCAGGAGACATTAATAATATTGACCCTGGTGATATCGAATCCATGGAGGTACTAAAGGATGCTGCTTCTGCTGCTATTTATGGTACAGAGGGATCTAATGGTGTGATTATAATCACAACGAAAATGGGCAAGTTAGGAACTTCTAAGGTGAGCTATGATTTTCAGTATGCAATGCAGAGCTCTCGAAGTAATACTGAATTGATGAATGCAGAGCAATATGCAACATGGATGGATGAGTCGGGAGCAGGATCTGTAACTCTTGATGGAACAGATACTGATTGGTTGGATGAACTTTTTGAAACAACTCCAATGCAGAAACATCACCTTAGTTTTTCTGGAGGAAATGAAAAAACTACTTATATGGTTTCTGGTTCTTATTTTACTCAAAATGGTATCGTTGGTGATGATAAAGCTAAATATGAAAGGTTTACTTCTAGAGTAAATTTAAAAAGTGAAGTAAAGGATTGGCTTGATGTGGGTACTAACTTTAGTTATTCTCACTCAAACCAAAAGTATATTGGAGAGGACGATGAATATGGTAGTGTTGTTAATGCTGCTTTATTAATGGATCCATTAACACCTGTTACTTATACTGGCACTCCTAATAATGTACTATCTCTTCAAGATGATGGACATACAATTCTCCGGGATGAGAATGATAATTATTTTGGGTTACCTGCCTATGTTACCGGAGAAATTGTAAATCCGCTAGCTTTACTAGAAACGTATCATAATAAAATTACAGAAGATAAATTTTTAGGTACTGCATTTGCTACGGTTAAACCTGCTAAAGGTTTAAGGATAACTTCTAGGGTTGGTATTGATTTAGCTTACGAAATAGATCATTCCTGGACTTCGGAGTATTATTTTTCTAGTGAGCGCCAAAACTCTAGCACTGCTGTTGATGATGATGTATCTAAATGGTATACATGGTTGTGGGAGAATTTTGCCTCTTATGATTTTAATATAGACGAACATAATATATCTGTATTGGCGGGTTATTCTGCTGAAGAATATGTTGCTCCAGTGTACAATATGCACTCAGGTGAATTAATTGCAGAGGGTAATCAGTATGCATATCAGGGTTATACAACATCTGATGAACTTGATGATGTGGATGGTTCTTATACTGAAGAAACTATGGTATCGATGTTTGGTCGTTTATCTTATGATTTTAAAGATCGTTATATGTTCGAAGCTTCAATCCGTCGTGATGCAGCTAGTGTATTCCCAGAAGATAACAGAGCAGCTGTTTTTCCAGCATTTTCACTTGGCTGGATTATGTCTGAAGAAGATTTTTTTAATGTCCCAGGAATAGATTATGCTAAGTTTAGAGCTAGTTGGGGCCAAAATGGTAGTAAAGCTAATCTTCCGGGAAATGAAGATAAAGAGTTTTTTACATTTTCAGGAATTCAATATCCAGATGCAGATGACGTTTATCAATCAGGTGCCGAACTTGATAAGTTAATTAATAAAGATTTGCAATGGGAAAAAACCGAGCAAATTGATGTTGGTTTAGACTTACGTGCTATGGGGGGGAAAATCTCGTTAGGTGTAGATTATTATAATAAGGTAACCAAAGATTTAATTCTAATAGCTCAAGGACCTTTTTCAGTAGGAAATGAGTATCCATATGAGAACGGAGGAGATGTAACTAATAAAGGTTTTGATTTTGAAGTAGGGTATCGTAATCATGATAATAACTTTAAGTATAGTATAAACTTTAATTTATCTACCCAAGATAATGAAGTTACAAAAGTGAAAGATGGAGTACCTCGTAGTGGAGATAATCTTCGGGGGTATAATTTAACATGGTTTGAAGAAGATTATCCTGTCTGGTATTTTAAAGGTTATAAAACGGATGGTATTGATGCCTCAACTGGTGAGCCTAATGTGGTTGATGTTGATGGAGATGGGGTAATAACTGCAGCTGATCAAACTTACATTGGCGATCCACATGCTGATTATTTATATGGAGCTACATTTAATGCTCAATATAAAGGTTTTGATTTTAATCTCTTTTTACAAGGTTCGCAAGGAAATGATGTCTTTATGGGATGGTTTCGTTCTGATAGGGTTTTTTCAAACAAACCAGCTTTTATGTTTGAGGATCGTTGGACATCAACAAACACCGATGCCAGCATGCCTGCAGCAAATAATACAAGTGATTACATTTACCGAAGTGATTTAATGGTGGCTGATGGTTCGTATTTACGTGTTAAGCAAATTCAGTTAGGATATACTTTACCTAAAAATGTAATTGATAAAGTAGGTTTTAACACGGCAAGAGTATTTGTCTCCTTAGATGACTATTTTACTTTTACTGATTATGAAGGATTAGATCCTGAAGCAGGTAGTGCTACTGATAACCGTCAAGGTGTTGATCGAGGAATTTATCCTATTGGAGGGAAAGTTCTATTTGGACTATCAGTTAATTTTTAA
- the bglX gene encoding beta-glucosidase BglX, producing MKQRVLFFLLILICAAACKSQPKDESEESEFVESLLKEMTLEEKVGQLNQFTSRWEMTGPTPDSENAQRLSELLKSGMVGSMLNVVGAEATRNAQKIVVENSRLGIPLIFGYDVIHGQKTIFPIPLAEAASWDPELARLSASIAAKEAAANGLHWTFAPMVDVGRDARWGRVMEGAGEDSYLGAKFAEARVKGFQGDSLNSVLTVAACAKHFAAYAFSESGRDYNAVDIGGESLHNVVLPPFKAAVDAGVATFMNSFNTIDGLPSTANPYLQRELLKGKWGFDGFVVSDWNSVGEMIAHGAAANLKECAEKAITAGCDMDMEGYAYVDYLTELVNNGEVDVKLINDAVLRILRVKYRLGLFEDPYKYCSEEREKNNIYTKEHLEASRRIARESIVLLKNEKKLLPISNKVKSIAVIGPLADDKDTPLGNWRARAENNSAVSLLEGIKKAVAGDVEVNYTKGCDLAIGGRKFSTYLKVNENDRSGFSEAVRFAAQSDVVVMAIGEDAFMSGEGRSVTDLKLKGLQQELFDQVYKVNKNIIIVLMNGRPLVMPEMVEKAPAMIEAWHLGSQAGNAIADILFGKYNPSGKLPISFPRNVGQVPIYYNHKNTGRPLAKYPEDNLWSNYMDSPNSPQFPFGYGLSFTSFEYADLMMDSREIAQDGKLKVKVVVTNTGAVKGKEVVQLYIRDEVATYARPVKELKGFQKIELEPGESKVVEFELTKKELGYFFPDGTYVVEPGNFKVFVGGNSVDVLEGDFSIV from the coding sequence ATGAAACAACGAGTATTGTTTTTTTTATTGATTCTGATATGCGCTGCCGCATGTAAGTCGCAGCCTAAAGATGAGTCAGAGGAGAGTGAGTTTGTTGAGTCATTATTAAAAGAAATGACTTTGGAAGAGAAGGTAGGTCAGTTGAATCAGTTTACAAGTCGTTGGGAGATGACAGGGCCAACACCCGACTCGGAGAATGCCCAAAGGCTTTCTGAATTGTTAAAGAGCGGGATGGTAGGCTCTATGCTGAATGTAGTAGGCGCCGAAGCGACTCGTAATGCGCAAAAAATAGTGGTCGAGAATTCTAGGTTAGGAATTCCCTTGATATTTGGTTATGATGTAATCCATGGCCAGAAAACGATCTTTCCTATTCCATTGGCAGAAGCTGCTTCGTGGGATCCTGAATTGGCCAGGTTATCAGCATCTATTGCGGCCAAAGAGGCAGCAGCCAATGGATTACATTGGACCTTTGCTCCCATGGTAGATGTGGGACGTGATGCGCGCTGGGGGCGCGTGATGGAAGGAGCCGGCGAAGATAGCTATCTGGGTGCAAAATTCGCCGAAGCAAGGGTGAAAGGCTTCCAGGGTGATAGCTTGAACAGTGTGCTCACTGTGGCTGCTTGTGCAAAGCATTTTGCTGCCTATGCTTTCTCGGAGTCTGGTCGGGATTATAATGCAGTGGACATTGGTGGAGAGTCTCTTCATAATGTTGTGTTGCCACCGTTTAAGGCTGCGGTGGATGCCGGAGTGGCCACTTTTATGAATTCTTTTAATACCATTGATGGTTTACCTTCTACTGCAAACCCTTATTTGCAGCGTGAATTGTTAAAAGGTAAATGGGGTTTCGACGGTTTTGTGGTTTCTGATTGGAATAGTGTAGGGGAGATGATCGCACACGGTGCCGCGGCCAACCTAAAGGAATGCGCCGAAAAAGCCATCACCGCTGGTTGCGATATGGATATGGAGGGTTATGCCTATGTGGATTATCTGACAGAGCTGGTAAATAATGGGGAGGTAGATGTTAAGCTGATCAATGATGCTGTGTTACGTATTCTTAGAGTGAAATACAGATTAGGTCTTTTTGAGGATCCGTATAAGTATTGTAGTGAAGAAAGGGAGAAAAACAATATTTATACAAAAGAGCATTTGGAGGCCTCTCGGCGTATAGCCAGAGAATCTATTGTTTTGTTGAAAAATGAGAAGAAGTTATTGCCCATTAGTAATAAGGTGAAATCAATAGCCGTAATAGGGCCGTTGGCTGATGATAAGGATACACCCCTGGGGAATTGGCGTGCCAGAGCAGAGAATAACTCAGCGGTGTCTTTGCTGGAGGGAATTAAGAAGGCTGTTGCAGGAGATGTGGAAGTAAATTATACCAAAGGGTGTGATCTCGCAATAGGAGGAAGGAAATTTTCTACTTATTTGAAAGTGAATGAAAATGATCGCTCTGGATTTTCGGAAGCAGTTAGGTTTGCAGCCCAGTCTGATGTTGTGGTGATGGCTATCGGAGAGGACGCTTTCATGTCGGGTGAGGGTAGAAGTGTGACAGATCTGAAATTGAAAGGCCTGCAACAAGAACTCTTTGACCAGGTTTATAAGGTCAATAAAAACATAATCATTGTACTTATGAATGGTCGTCCCTTGGTGATGCCAGAAATGGTTGAAAAGGCACCTGCAATGATAGAAGCGTGGCACTTGGGATCTCAGGCAGGAAATGCCATTGCTGATATTTTGTTTGGTAAATATAACCCTTCGGGTAAATTGCCCATCAGTTTTCCTCGTAATGTAGGACAGGTTCCTATATATTATAATCACAAAAATACGGGACGCCCCCTAGCCAAATATCCTGAAGATAATTTATGGTCTAATTATATGGATAGTCCTAATTCTCCTCAATTTCCCTTTGGCTATGGTTTGAGTTTTACTTCATTTGAATATGCGGATTTGATGATGGACTCCAGAGAGATTGCACAAGATGGTAAGTTAAAGGTGAAAGTTGTGGTGACTAATACAGGAGCTGTGAAAGGTAAGGAAGTGGTACAACTGTATATAAGAGATGAGGTAGCTACCTACGCTCGTCCGGTAAAGGAACTAAAAGGTTTTCAGAAAATAGAGCTGGAGCCTGGAGAATCCAAGGTAGTTGAATTTGAACTTACAAAAAAGGAATTGGGTTATTTCTTTCCGGATGGCACCTATGTGGTTGAACCGGGTAACTTTAAAGTTTTTGTAGGTGGTAATTCTGTTGATGTATTAGAAGGAGATTTTTCTATTGTTTAA